In Plantibacter sp. PA-3-X8, one DNA window encodes the following:
- a CDS encoding LssY C-terminal domain-containing protein has protein sequence MTKTRSDLIGPASGLSEDRRGRIARIVDGWFFAFGTAAAVFLAYVLLTEAFARGWAQAWFILVIYLVIAYLILPRLHTVLSRVYLPDYFIGRTRTREGILGDPVNLGLRGREEQIHMAMLSAGWTLADDLGLRANLRIVTSTLTRRSYSEAPVSSLYLFGRPQAFCYQQEVDGSPGKRHHVRFWPTPEGWLLPGGYQADWLAAGTYDRSVGISVFTLQVTHRIADDVDDERDHIVASIAAADLGASTSVIDNFSTGYHSRNGGGDAIVTDGDLPIIDLSAVVVPPAATLPAADAPPTRSLIRAGDPRPLDTTVGVVLMVVAALSTVLSGVLLVSDWKQVISEARATAATADDVVLIPWVVGAVLALSAVVTLCYLVLAWRVHRGGNLARLLAMTFSSTSIATLAASYVAGAGGLTLQTNLIGFAVDCSIILALSGTEARDWARGRQRRTRRTKA, from the coding sequence GTGACGAAGACCCGGAGCGACCTCATCGGGCCCGCAAGCGGCCTGTCCGAGGATCGTCGCGGACGGATCGCACGCATCGTCGACGGTTGGTTCTTCGCCTTCGGCACGGCGGCGGCCGTCTTCCTGGCGTACGTGCTGCTCACCGAGGCGTTCGCCCGCGGTTGGGCCCAAGCCTGGTTCATCCTCGTCATCTACCTCGTCATCGCCTACCTGATCCTCCCCCGCCTGCACACCGTGCTGTCGCGCGTCTACCTGCCCGACTACTTCATCGGACGCACCCGCACGCGCGAGGGCATCCTCGGTGATCCCGTGAACCTCGGCCTCCGAGGTCGGGAGGAGCAGATCCACATGGCGATGCTCTCGGCGGGCTGGACGCTCGCCGACGACCTCGGCCTGCGCGCGAACCTGCGGATCGTGACCTCGACGCTGACCAGGCGCAGCTACTCCGAGGCACCCGTCTCGTCGCTCTACCTGTTCGGTCGTCCCCAGGCGTTCTGCTACCAGCAGGAGGTCGACGGCAGTCCGGGGAAGCGGCACCACGTCCGGTTCTGGCCGACCCCCGAGGGCTGGCTGCTCCCGGGCGGCTACCAGGCGGATTGGCTGGCCGCCGGGACGTACGACAGATCGGTCGGCATCAGCGTCTTCACCCTGCAGGTGACCCATCGGATCGCCGACGACGTCGACGACGAACGCGATCACATCGTCGCGTCGATCGCGGCCGCGGACCTCGGGGCGTCGACGTCCGTGATCGACAACTTCTCCACCGGCTACCACTCGCGGAACGGCGGAGGCGACGCGATCGTCACCGACGGCGACCTGCCGATCATCGATCTCAGCGCCGTGGTCGTGCCGCCGGCGGCGACCCTGCCGGCCGCCGACGCTCCCCCGACGCGCTCCCTCATCCGGGCCGGCGACCCGCGGCCCCTGGACACCACCGTCGGTGTGGTCCTCATGGTCGTCGCGGCACTGTCCACCGTGCTCTCCGGTGTCCTCCTGGTCTCCGATTGGAAGCAGGTCATCTCGGAGGCCCGCGCGACGGCCGCGACGGCCGACGACGTCGTCCTCATCCCGTGGGTCGTCGGAGCCGTGCTGGCCCTGTCGGCCGTGGTGACGCTCTGCTACCTCGTCCTCGCCTGGCGGGTCCATCGGGGAGGTAACCTCGCGCGCCTGCTCGCCATGACCTTCAGCTCGACGTCCATCGCCACCCTCGCCGCGAGCTATGTCGCCGGCGCCGGCGGATTGACGCTGCAGACCAACCTGATCGGCTTCGCGGTCGACTGTTCCATCATCCTCGCCCTCTCCGGAACCGAGGCCCGTGACTGGGCCCGTGGGCGACAACGACGCACCCGGAGGACGAAAGCATGA
- a CDS encoding TetR/AcrR family transcriptional regulator: MSRSTTTYHHGNLGPALEDAALELMRTQGHASLSLREVARRAGVSHNAPYHHFGDRTALLKRLSERGMAELLDAMREEREATAGRDPREAAVRIGSTYVHYAAQHPERFRLIYDPEVCVPGSPSEAMAPLIGGVEALLAETTASLAPGAEPQVIAALTTAVWAAVHGLAELVVAGHISEAAARPALEALLTRP, from the coding sequence GTGTCAAGATCGACGACGACGTACCACCACGGCAACCTCGGGCCGGCGCTCGAGGACGCTGCACTCGAACTCATGCGGACGCAGGGCCATGCTTCGTTGAGCCTGCGGGAGGTCGCACGCCGTGCCGGGGTCAGTCACAACGCGCCGTACCACCACTTCGGCGACCGGACCGCGCTCCTGAAGCGGCTGAGTGAACGCGGCATGGCCGAGCTCTTGGACGCCATGCGCGAAGAGCGGGAGGCGACGGCGGGTCGAGACCCACGGGAGGCGGCCGTCCGGATCGGTTCGACGTATGTGCACTACGCGGCGCAGCACCCGGAGCGGTTCCGCCTGATTTACGACCCCGAAGTCTGTGTCCCCGGCTCACCGAGTGAGGCTATGGCGCCACTCATCGGAGGCGTCGAGGCGCTGCTCGCCGAGACGACGGCGTCGCTGGCCCCCGGCGCCGAGCCGCAGGTCATCGCCGCCCTGACCACGGCGGTCTGGGCGGCGGTCCACGGGCTCGCGGAACTCGTCGTCGCCGGACACATCTCCGAGGCAGCGGCCCGCCCTGCGCTGGAGGCGTTGCTCACGCGACCCTGA
- a CDS encoding S1C family serine protease has protein sequence MNTTPDPERPEPRPTDGTRAAETPQSSPALDPYQPPTGSYQPQPGVDVTPPAGYPGNTAAGGQRREPTTPFGYATAPHATSGQVWPGHHQGPQGQYGPYAAGQGQYAPSGTWQPQPYGQQTIPQPLSTTGTPAKKQPIGWIIAAATAATVVSLVTGGLGLASLAAGAFQSVAASSQVTETVPDDGGQSFRAPGGQPGPQQATPDAATANTRSATAAESVGVVDIDTELAYQGAAAAGTGMILTADGQILTNNHVVAGATSIVVTVVATGEKYDARVVGTDATNDVALLQLDGASGLDTVTIDDDGGAAVGDAVTGVGNAGGTGGTPSAADGSVTALEQDITVQDEATGAGKQLTGLIQTDADIQSGDSGGPLYDSEGEVVGVDTAASSGGTDIDGFAIPIDDALSIVDQIRTGVETDTVTIGYPAFIGIGLAASGAAQTVPGAVVGSVIENTPAASIGLAAGDVITGLNGVAIDSAQTLTATMATLEPGQTVSVTWTTASGTSQTADVTLIEGPVG, from the coding sequence GTGAACACCACCCCAGACCCAGAACGCCCTGAGCCGCGTCCAACGGACGGCACTCGAGCGGCGGAGACGCCGCAGTCGTCCCCCGCTCTCGATCCGTACCAGCCGCCCACCGGCTCGTACCAGCCCCAGCCCGGTGTGGACGTCACTCCCCCGGCCGGCTACCCCGGGAACACGGCCGCGGGTGGTCAACGACGCGAGCCCACGACGCCCTTCGGTTACGCGACGGCTCCCCACGCGACGAGCGGTCAAGTGTGGCCCGGTCATCACCAGGGCCCGCAGGGTCAGTACGGACCGTACGCCGCCGGCCAGGGCCAGTACGCGCCCTCCGGCACCTGGCAGCCCCAACCGTACGGACAGCAGACGATCCCTCAGCCGCTGTCGACCACGGGTACTCCCGCGAAGAAGCAGCCCATCGGCTGGATCATCGCCGCCGCGACGGCCGCCACGGTCGTGTCCCTCGTGACCGGTGGCCTCGGCCTCGCTTCGCTGGCGGCCGGCGCGTTCCAGAGCGTCGCCGCCTCCTCACAGGTGACGGAGACGGTGCCGGACGACGGCGGTCAGAGCTTCCGCGCTCCCGGTGGGCAGCCTGGGCCGCAGCAGGCGACGCCGGATGCCGCGACGGCGAACACCCGGAGTGCCACCGCCGCTGAATCCGTGGGAGTCGTCGACATCGACACCGAGCTGGCCTACCAGGGGGCCGCCGCCGCGGGAACCGGGATGATCCTCACCGCCGATGGCCAGATCCTGACCAACAACCACGTCGTCGCGGGAGCGACGAGCATCGTCGTCACCGTCGTGGCGACCGGAGAGAAGTACGACGCACGCGTCGTCGGGACGGATGCCACGAACGACGTCGCGCTCCTGCAGCTCGACGGCGCCTCAGGGCTGGACACCGTCACGATCGACGACGACGGCGGCGCAGCCGTCGGTGACGCCGTCACCGGGGTCGGGAACGCCGGCGGCACGGGTGGGACGCCCAGCGCGGCGGACGGGTCCGTGACCGCCCTCGAGCAGGACATCACGGTCCAGGATGAGGCGACCGGGGCGGGCAAGCAGCTGACCGGATTGATCCAGACGGACGCGGACATCCAATCGGGCGACTCCGGCGGGCCGCTCTACGACTCGGAGGGCGAGGTCGTCGGCGTCGACACCGCTGCCTCCTCCGGTGGGACCGACATCGACGGATTCGCCATCCCGATCGACGACGCGTTGTCCATCGTCGACCAGATCCGCACCGGCGTCGAGACCGACACCGTCACGATCGGCTACCCGGCCTTCATCGGGATCGGTCTGGCAGCGTCCGGCGCAGCCCAGACCGTGCCGGGTGCCGTGGTCGGTTCGGTGATCGAGAACACGCCGGCGGCGTCGATCGGCCTCGCAGCCGGCGATGTCATCACCGGCCTCAACGGTGTCGCCATCGACTCCGCTCAGACCCTGACGGCGACGATGGCGACGCTCGAGCCCGGGCAGACGGTCTCCGTCACCTGGACCACGGCGAGTGGAACCTCTCAGACCGCTGACGTGACGCTGATCGAGGGCCCGGTCGGCTGA
- a CDS encoding NYN domain-containing protein gives MAETGTPRVAVYIDFDNIVISRYNQLYGKAAFSRDRARSHVPSAAPEGDEISERLQAARVDVGAILDYTSSFGNIVISRSYADWSEPVNSAYQKDLVDRAVDLTQMFPTTKAMKNGADIRLAVDVVEDLFRLPDLTHIVIVAGDSDYISLAQRCRRLGRHVIGIGVAGATSRALMAACDEFSDYDDIPGIVRPVVTRTPRTPAAVESTAEVSLGEAPKSAPKSGGRRRASSGSTPTAEAPVAQTPPRIGGLFTEPVFSHRDADDLDDTDDETADPSGPDAQRAATELLVRALRLVHAKNDDEDWLLNAEVKNQMIRMDPAFKEKPLGYRSFSDFINSRSDLVEVNPDASPDGRRLRLRELG, from the coding sequence ATGGCAGAAACCGGAACGCCCAGAGTCGCGGTCTACATCGACTTCGACAACATCGTCATCTCGCGCTACAACCAGCTCTACGGGAAGGCGGCGTTCAGCCGGGATCGCGCGCGGTCCCACGTGCCCTCCGCCGCACCCGAAGGCGACGAGATCTCCGAGCGCCTGCAGGCCGCTCGCGTCGACGTGGGCGCCATCCTCGACTACACCTCGTCGTTCGGCAACATCGTCATCAGCCGTTCCTACGCCGACTGGTCCGAGCCGGTCAACTCCGCGTACCAGAAGGACCTCGTGGACCGCGCGGTCGACCTGACGCAGATGTTCCCCACGACGAAGGCGATGAAGAACGGTGCCGACATCCGCCTCGCCGTCGACGTCGTCGAGGACCTCTTCCGCCTCCCCGACCTCACCCACATCGTGATCGTCGCCGGTGACTCGGACTACATCTCCCTCGCGCAGCGCTGCCGACGCCTCGGTCGCCACGTCATCGGGATCGGTGTCGCCGGTGCGACGAGTCGTGCGCTCATGGCGGCGTGCGACGAGTTCTCCGACTACGACGACATCCCCGGGATCGTCCGGCCGGTCGTCACGCGCACGCCCCGGACTCCTGCCGCCGTCGAGAGCACGGCGGAGGTCTCCTTGGGGGAGGCGCCGAAGTCCGCGCCCAAGTCCGGCGGGCGTCGTCGCGCCTCGTCCGGGTCCACGCCGACGGCCGAAGCGCCGGTCGCCCAGACACCTCCGCGGATCGGGGGCCTCTTCACCGAGCCGGTCTTCAGCCACCGTGACGCCGACGACCTGGACGACACCGACGACGAGACCGCGGACCCCTCCGGCCCCGACGCACAGCGCGCGGCGACCGAGCTCCTCGTTCGTGCGCTCCGCCTCGTGCACGCCAAGAACGACGACGAGGACTGGCTCCTGAACGCCGAGGTGAAGAACCAGATGATCCGCATGGATCCGGCGTTCAAGGAGAAGCCGCTCGGCTACCGCTCGTTCAGCGACTTCATCAACTCCCGCTCCGACCTCGTCGAGGTGAACCCGGACGCGAGCCCCGACGGACGTCGTCTGCGACTGCGCGAACTGGGCTGA
- a CDS encoding DUF2809 domain-containing protein, producing MTDAPDQTDEGPRPATSLKRALLLGAAIITIVAGLTVHWSVAAAWANPVTNALYTVLVALLLAFAAPRRPLWQIALGAFGFSAAIECFQATGVPAALADQWPPSALVLGTTFIPTDFISYALGAAAFLFLSLAMSLVIRWVRNDILERRARADRAARRRSDSGPA from the coding sequence ATGACCGACGCACCCGACCAGACGGACGAGGGGCCACGCCCCGCCACCTCGCTCAAGCGCGCGCTGCTCCTCGGCGCAGCCATCATCACGATCGTCGCCGGGCTGACGGTGCACTGGTCGGTGGCAGCGGCCTGGGCGAACCCCGTGACCAACGCGCTCTACACGGTGCTCGTCGCGCTCCTCCTGGCCTTCGCCGCCCCACGGCGTCCGCTGTGGCAGATCGCCCTCGGCGCGTTCGGCTTCTCGGCGGCGATCGAGTGCTTCCAGGCCACGGGCGTGCCGGCCGCACTCGCGGACCAGTGGCCGCCCTCGGCGCTCGTGCTCGGCACGACGTTCATCCCGACGGACTTCATCTCCTACGCCCTGGGCGCGGCGGCGTTCCTGTTCCTGTCGCTCGCCATGTCGCTGGTGATCCGTTGGGTTCGCAACGACATCCTCGAACGACGCGCACGGGCGGACCGGGCGGCGCGGCGCCGATCGGACTCCGGACCCGCCTGA
- a CDS encoding DUF429 domain-containing protein: protein MTRFLGVDLAWGEGTGSRAANESGLVCIDETGTVIEAGWAVGIDAVVAWIVATASPGSVIAVDAPLLVQNETGMRLCEREVGQRYGRWQVSAYPSNLGLPALGGVALFTALEAAGFQYFDGLSTPAADAVVFFEAYPHTTLVGAEEFGYPDARPRYKRLDPGLPVAERRRRRAEVCDDLISRLQALTSATPPLDLDTHPVTALLVAEPSPLKESAHKHREDLIDAAICAWTASAWSRWGLERFQVLGASDAPDVRGRVPTLLAMARPEQRSKPDIPIGAYSTSAPQQASSPPLEPISRQPMTDHELNEGHMKKKAYAQDDAPAESNTIEFVPGGAANADASPAASTRAPSPAPTTVELLRSATWHLEHARVVGHPDDVEFEAARSALAEAVFDLEHVQYGETTRG, encoded by the coding sequence GTGACCCGCTTCCTCGGAGTCGACCTCGCCTGGGGCGAGGGGACCGGCTCCCGCGCGGCGAACGAGTCGGGACTGGTGTGCATCGACGAGACCGGGACCGTCATCGAGGCCGGGTGGGCCGTGGGGATCGACGCCGTCGTCGCCTGGATCGTCGCCACCGCCTCACCGGGCTCCGTGATCGCGGTCGACGCCCCTCTGCTCGTCCAGAACGAGACCGGCATGCGTCTCTGTGAACGTGAGGTCGGGCAGCGGTACGGGCGCTGGCAGGTCTCGGCCTACCCGTCGAACCTCGGCCTGCCCGCGCTCGGTGGTGTCGCGCTCTTCACGGCGCTGGAGGCGGCGGGGTTCCAATACTTCGACGGACTGAGCACGCCGGCGGCGGATGCCGTCGTGTTCTTCGAGGCCTATCCCCACACCACGTTGGTGGGTGCCGAGGAGTTCGGGTATCCGGATGCGCGGCCCCGCTACAAACGCCTCGACCCCGGTCTCCCCGTCGCCGAGCGACGGCGACGCCGCGCGGAGGTCTGTGACGACCTCATCTCGCGCCTGCAGGCGCTGACCTCGGCGACTCCGCCACTCGACCTCGACACCCACCCGGTGACGGCGCTCCTCGTCGCGGAACCGTCGCCGCTGAAGGAATCGGCGCACAAGCACCGCGAGGACCTCATCGACGCGGCCATCTGCGCGTGGACGGCATCCGCTTGGTCCCGTTGGGGGCTCGAACGGTTCCAGGTCCTCGGTGCCTCGGATGCTCCGGACGTCCGTGGGCGTGTTCCGACGCTCCTCGCGATGGCGCGACCCGAACAGCGCTCCAAACCGGACATTCCAATCGGGGCATATTCCACTTCGGCTCCACAGCAGGCATCTTCGCCGCCGCTGGAGCCAATCTCCCGGCAACCCATGACAGACCACGAGCTCAACGAAGGACATATGAAGAAGAAGGCATACGCTCAGGACGACGCTCCGGCGGAATCGAACACGATCGAGTTCGTCCCCGGCGGAGCGGCGAACGCCGACGCGTCACCCGCAGCCTCGACGCGAGCGCCCTCCCCCGCTCCGACGACCGTCGAACTCCTGCGCAGTGCCACCTGGCACCTCGAGCACGCACGGGTGGTGGGTCACCCCGACGACGTCGAGTTCGAAGCGGCGAGGTCGGCGTTGGCGGAGGCCGTCTTCGACCTCGAGCACGTCCAGTACGGGGAGACGACTCGCGGCTAG
- a CDS encoding NAD(P)H-dependent oxidoreductase: protein MPALVIDGHPNPGSLCAALATSYAEAHGDATVLAVRDLAFDPNLRLGYTRRQDLEPDLERAWEQILAADHIVIVAPVWWGSVPALLKGFFDRLLLPRRAYRMKSNGLPEGLLAGRTGRVIVTSDSPSWYLPLVGDTTVKQLRTTTLRFCGIKPVAVNRFGRVKDSTVEQRQRWLAKAAQNGRTDAARRNPRPSAAPAELVSGRRPTG, encoded by the coding sequence ATGCCCGCCCTCGTCATCGACGGACACCCGAACCCCGGGTCCCTCTGCGCCGCCCTCGCCACCAGCTACGCGGAGGCGCACGGCGACGCCACCGTCCTCGCCGTCCGCGACCTCGCGTTCGACCCGAACCTCCGCCTCGGTTACACCCGCCGTCAAGACCTGGAACCCGACCTCGAACGGGCGTGGGAGCAGATCCTCGCCGCGGACCACATCGTGATCGTGGCTCCGGTCTGGTGGGGATCGGTGCCCGCACTGCTCAAGGGGTTCTTCGATCGCCTGCTGCTGCCCCGTCGCGCCTACCGGATGAAGTCCAACGGCCTCCCTGAGGGGCTGCTGGCGGGCCGTACCGGTCGGGTGATCGTCACGTCGGACTCGCCCTCGTGGTACCTGCCGCTCGTCGGCGACACGACGGTGAAGCAACTCCGTACCACCACCCTCCGGTTCTGCGGGATCAAGCCGGTCGCCGTGAACCGGTTCGGTCGGGTGAAGGATTCGACCGTGGAGCAGCGTCAGCGGTGGCTCGCGAAGGCGGCGCAGAACGGTCGCACCGACGCGGCGCGACGGAATCCTCGCCCCTCCGCAGCCCCGGCGGAGCTGGTCAGTGGCCGTCGACCAACCGGATGA
- a CDS encoding M18 family aminopeptidase: protein MDSVAHITDLADFIVASPTSYHAVAESARRLTAAGFTRRLETESWDGGAGRFFVEREGAVIAWVQPEQAHATTPFRILGSHTDSPSFKLKPKPTTGAHGWLQAGVEVYGGPLLNSWLDRELELAGRLVTLDGTVHLVRTGPFLRIPQLAVHLDRGVNDGLVLDRQRHLQPVYGVGDLAHADVLAHLAAIAGIDPTAIAGYDVLVADTQEPRLFGLDGQLFAAGRMDNLTSVHAGLAALLAASDGRATDDAAHITVFAAFDHEELGSASTSGASGPFLDDVLTRIGASLGGTTSERLQAYAASWCLSADAGHAIHPNYPERHDPANRPIAGGGPLLKINANQRYATDALGAALWARSCAAAGVPSQDFVSNNTVPCGSTIGPLTATRLGIRTVDVGTPLLSMHSARELCHIDDPTALSAAVQAFFRGA from the coding sequence ATGGACTCCGTCGCCCACATCACCGACCTTGCCGACTTCATCGTCGCCTCACCCACCTCGTATCACGCGGTCGCGGAGAGTGCTCGGCGCCTCACGGCGGCCGGCTTCACCCGGCGGCTCGAGACCGAGTCCTGGGACGGCGGCGCCGGCCGGTTCTTCGTCGAACGCGAGGGCGCGGTGATCGCCTGGGTGCAACCTGAGCAGGCCCACGCCACGACGCCGTTCCGCATTCTCGGCTCGCACACGGACTCGCCGAGCTTCAAGCTCAAGCCGAAGCCGACGACCGGCGCCCACGGGTGGCTGCAGGCCGGGGTGGAGGTCTACGGCGGACCGCTCCTCAACTCCTGGCTCGACCGCGAGCTCGAACTCGCCGGACGCCTGGTGACGCTCGACGGGACCGTGCACCTCGTCCGGACCGGCCCGTTCCTCCGCATCCCGCAGCTCGCCGTGCACCTCGATCGAGGTGTCAACGACGGCCTCGTCCTTGATCGCCAGCGCCACCTGCAGCCGGTGTACGGGGTCGGTGACCTCGCCCACGCCGACGTGCTCGCGCACCTGGCGGCGATCGCAGGCATCGATCCCACCGCGATCGCCGGGTACGACGTGCTCGTGGCCGACACCCAGGAGCCCCGGCTATTCGGTCTCGACGGTCAGCTGTTCGCCGCCGGACGCATGGACAACCTGACCTCGGTCCACGCCGGACTCGCGGCGCTGCTGGCCGCGAGTGACGGGAGAGCGACCGACGACGCCGCACACATCACGGTCTTCGCCGCCTTCGACCACGAGGAGCTCGGTTCGGCCTCGACGTCCGGTGCCAGCGGTCCGTTCCTCGACGACGTCCTCACCCGCATCGGCGCATCGCTGGGCGGGACGACGTCCGAACGGCTCCAGGCCTATGCGGCCTCCTGGTGCCTGTCAGCAGACGCCGGCCACGCGATCCACCCGAACTACCCGGAGCGCCACGACCCGGCCAATCGGCCGATCGCCGGTGGCGGGCCACTGCTCAAGATCAACGCGAACCAACGCTACGCGACCGACGCCCTCGGGGCCGCGCTGTGGGCCCGGAGCTGCGCCGCCGCAGGTGTGCCCTCGCAGGACTTCGTGTCGAACAACACGGTGCCGTGCGGCTCGACCATCGGTCCACTCACCGCGACACGGCTCGGCATCCGGACGGTCGACGTCGGGACGCCGCTGCTGTCGATGCATTCCGCCCGCGAGCTGTGCCACATCGACGATCCGACCGCCCTGAGTGCAGCGGTCCAGGCGTTCTTCCGAGGCGCCTGA
- a CDS encoding CopG family ribbon-helix-helix protein: MPSHAVDIFSPGSQPKLYPVILSPVKTAISLPDELFTRVEARAAELGVNRSEFFAAAASRYLDETDAAGLTDAVDTALRHAGVASAEEARGVAAAGRDRLAELTAGDDW; encoded by the coding sequence ATGCCCAGTCACGCCGTCGACATCTTCAGCCCAGGGTCGCAACCCAAGTTATACCCGGTTATACTCTCACCTGTGAAGACCGCCATCTCGTTGCCCGATGAACTGTTCACCCGCGTCGAGGCTCGCGCCGCCGAGCTCGGTGTCAACCGGTCCGAGTTCTTCGCGGCGGCGGCGAGTCGGTATCTCGACGAGACCGATGCCGCCGGTCTCACTGACGCAGTGGACACCGCGCTGCGGCATGCGGGAGTCGCTTCGGCGGAGGAAGCACGGGGCGTCGCCGCGGCCGGACGCGACCGCCTTGCCGAACTCACTGCCGGAGACGATTGGTGA
- a CDS encoding type II toxin-antitoxin system PemK/MazF family toxin: protein MIRRGDIRWVDIGPRERGGAPAGRRPVVVVQHDAYTRSALRTVIVAVVTSNTALAELPGNVFLPATASGLPKDSVVNTTQLLTLDEDDLGPAAGRVPVTLSLDLDAGLRRVLHL, encoded by the coding sequence GTGATCCGCCGCGGTGACATCCGGTGGGTCGATATCGGCCCTCGCGAACGGGGGGGTGCGCCCGCCGGTCGGCGCCCGGTCGTCGTCGTCCAACATGACGCCTACACGCGGAGCGCACTCCGGACCGTGATCGTCGCGGTCGTCACATCGAACACGGCGCTCGCCGAGCTCCCGGGCAACGTGTTCCTCCCTGCGACGGCTTCCGGCCTGCCGAAGGACTCGGTCGTGAACACCACGCAGCTGCTCACCCTCGATGAGGACGACCTCGGTCCGGCCGCCGGAAGGGTGCCCGTCACCCTGTCACTGGATCTGGACGCGGGGCTCCGGCGAGTGCTGCACCTCTGA